The stretch of DNA TCCGGGAGACATATTTCCAGCCGCCAACTTCGTCGGCGAGTTTTTGGGTCTCAAGATCGAAGAAAACTACATGGTCTGCTTTGTCGAGCTTTGAATTCATTTTGGGTTCCTCCGTCCTGGCAGTAGGTTCATTAATCCTGTGAGCAGCTTTTTCGTCTTTAGGGACTTGACGATGGTCTGGAGTCTTTGTTTCAGAGTTCTTGGGAATAGCTTTTTGGGGAAAGTTCAGCAGTTCGGAGTGGAGAAGACAGTCAAGAATTTTAATGCAAGCTTCCTTATCCAACGGCTTGTTGCCAGATCCGCATTTTGGGGAATGAATACAGGACGGACAGCCCGTTTCGCACTCGCATCCTTTTACAAGATTCAAGGTGGTGGATAGAAGCTCCTCAAGAACGTCGAAAACCGTGTGAGCCAATCCCACACCACCGGCATGCCCATCATAGATGAACACGGCTGCCCGGCAGACCTGTTCATGATCCGGACAACTTATTCCACCAATGTCGTCACGTTCGCACAGCGCAAACAGCGGGAACATGGAAATTGCAGCATGTTCCATGGCATGAATCCCACCCATGAAATGAAACTCCGATTTCTTTATTGCTTCCTTGATTTCATCCGGGATTTCGATCCACAAACCGACCGTTTCGAAAGTCAGAGTCGGCAAGTCAAGATCAACAACGCCAATTAACTCCTGTCCGCTTGTACGACGTTTTTCATAGCCTGTTACTTTTTCACTGACCCTTAATCTGGCCTCACGAGCAATGAAACCGGGAAACTCACGAGTACGAAGAGGAGCCCCCAGAATCTTCGTGTCCTTTTCAGAAATTGATTTTGTGTAATACCCTACTGAAGAAGGGCGCACAAATACGTTCCTTTTTTCAAGGTCTAGCCTGGTGACCACGTACTGTCTGGTTCGATGCAGGTATATCGCTCCCTCATGACACTCATGGAAAGCCCTTGAGCCCGACGATATCCCAATCGGCGTCTTGCCCCCTTCGAGGAATATAGCGTAGGACCCTCCAACATTTCGTAAGTCAACATCCCTGTGAGGTCGAGGATTGATCGAATGGATAACTCCATCCGCGGATTTGTAGATCGCTCCCTTTTCTACTAGACTCTCAACTGCCGATTGGGCCTGATTTGTACGGATCCAGTTTTCTGAAGAATGTATGGGGGTTTCAGCGGCGGCGCACGGGATATGTTTTTTCAGAACCTCTATATTTAGTGGATCAAGCGTCGCCTTTTCACATTTTCGGATGAAAAAGTCCGAGGGATTATGAACAAAATACTGGTCCAGAGCGTCATGGCCCGCGATCATGACAATAGCGCTGGGCCTGCCCTGGCGGCCAACCCGACCGCCCCGCTGCCAGGTATTGACTATTGTGCCGGGATATCCCACCAGTATGCAGAGATCAAGGCCTCCCACGTCTATTCCCATTTCCAGAGCGGACGTGGAAATCACACCGTCGAGCGCTCCTGAAAAAAGTTTTCCTTCTATTTCCCGCCGTTCTTCCGGTAAAAAGCCTGCCCTGTAGGAACTTATGCGGTTTCTCAAATGTGGGGCCTCGTTCAGCGCCCACAGAGTTATGAGTTCAGTAATTTTTCTGGCCCTTGTGAACACTATTGTTTTGAGCCCCGATTCGACAGCTTTTACAAAAAGGCTTGATGCGACCGTATATGGGCTCAGAATCGGGTTCAGGAAAACAAAATGCCTTTCAGAAGAGGGGGCGCCGGATTTGTCCACTACATGAACTTTGTCGTTGATAAGGGTAGAAACGAATTCTCCCGGATTCCCTATGGTTGCCGAACATGAAAAGAACTGGGGCTTAGCGCCGTACAGAGCGCACACCCTCTTTGTCCTCAACAATACCTGTGAAACGTGGCTTCCAAATATTCCTTTGTAAGTATGAACTTCATCGAGAACGATGATCGCCAGCTTCCTGAAAAAATTCCTCCATGACTCATGGAACGCCAGCAATCCGAGATGAAGCATGTCAGGATTGGTTATCAGGGCTCGGGGAGGCTTATTCCTGATTTTTTTTCTTTCCGACTCGGGTGTGTCTCCGTCATAGACAGCGGCGCTCACGCCAATCTTTGTGGAAAGAGCGCGAAAAGAATCCAGTTGATCCCGTTCCAGCGCCTTTAAGGGGAACAGCATGAGAGCGTGCGACTCGGGATCCCTGATGAGACGGTCTAGGGCCGGAACCTGATAGCACAAGGTTTTTCCGCTAGAAGTGCTTGTCGAAAGAGCGACATTTGCTCCCTCGGAGGCTTTTCCAATCGCTTCGGCCTGATGACGGTAGTAAGATTTAATCTCAGTCGATTTGATCAGATCTTGAACAAGGCCATGAACCCGCTCTGGCGACTTCTCAAAGATTGGGTCAATTTGGGGTAACAGTTCATGGTGAACCACATCCCAGTTTCTTCCAGAACTGGTTCGAAGCCATTCTAAAAAATCAGAAACCAAAGCGACATTCCAGGCGATCGTTTCCTGATTTCAGGAAATGATGAGAAAAAAGAAAGTTTTATAAAAATAGCTATTTTCGTTTAATTTTCGAAAGCTCTTGGTCCCAGTACACGTTTACTGCGTTTACATAAGCCGATCTCGGAACGATGGGAGCGCTCGCCTCAGTCATGATCTCGTTCGAGATCTTTCCATGGAGGCAGACCTCCTCGCCGGCTTTGCTGATAGCGTTGAGACATTTGCTTGTTTCTTCGGGAAGCATGTCAGCGAATTCCAGTATGTGAGCGTGAGGACGAAGCACGTGACCCGCGTACTGGGCGTGGAAATTCAGGCACATTCGCTCACAATGATGTTGTAATGCCTCAAAGTTGTCCATTTCGTAAAAACCGCAACCGCTTATGAGAACAAACTTCCATTCTCTGTCTATCCTTTGTGGATGACGGCAATGATCGTCCAGAATAATAAACTCCGGTTTGGCGCAAGGAATCAGTCTGTCGAGAAAAATTTTCGCCTGAGCCGTCATACCGTCAACATACAGCGGTGTCGCCAGGACGAAAATATCACACCAGTCGCATTTCTCAATCAGGTCTGCCTGATCATCCTTGAAAACGCATTTTCCAGGCGTTTTTATCCAGCAGGTGAAACAGCCCATGCATGGATTGATCTTTTTCCTGTTCAGGAATACTTCGTCAACCTCGGCTCCGGCCGCGACAGCTCCCTGGACAAAAGCCTTCTGAATAATTCCCGTAATGCCTTTTTCCCCGTGAGGACTTGCGTTTACTACAAGCATTTTTGGCATAGGCCGACATCCTTTCAAACATGAGCTTGGAGCTTAAGATGAAGTTTGCGGGATAGATCTGTTAGTGTTCGTTTTCCAGGTCCCAGTCCGGGAAGATGATCATCTGACCGATTATGGCCGCGTCATCACCCTCAAGGATATCATGAAAATTAGCTATCGCGCCAAGTTCGTTTCTCGTATATTTCTGAATCACAACGTAGGGCAAGCCACCCTGAACAGAAGTGGCAAAGACGAGCGCCTCTTCACCCATCCCAGTGCGGCAGTCAATTATGCTCGAATTTGTTATTGTTGTTACAGCGAAGGCGTGCCGTTCTATCGCCTCTTTCTTTACATATTCCACAAGCAGCTTTTTCTGTTCCTGAGTCTCATAAGGGATAATGATGGGGAAGAGGCCGGACATGGTGTGTAAAATTGCGGTAGGGATATGCGAACCTGACGCAAGAAGTGTTTTTCGCGCTATCGGGGCCATGCTTCGGACGGACTCCACGATCATGTCATGCATCGCCACTATTACGGTTGACATTGCGACCGGCTCACTGTTCATCAGCTTGTAACTCCGATTTCATGAGGCAGCCTGTCGCAGGCGCTCATAAATAACTGATTGTCCCAATTAACCATGAATAATGCGCCTGTCGGGATAAATCAAGACCCGCCTTCGTGGTCTCACGAGTTTTATGGGTTCGGCATACTGTTTTATTTGTATCAAATGTGCTGGATGATGATAGCTTGGACACGAAGCTCAGGTTGACCTCTTTTTTGTCTGAAATCCGTGAGCAGCCAGTATAAATGGAGCTGGCCCGGTAATCAGCGGACACGGACAAATATCCACCTCAATTCCGTACAGATCTAGAGCAGCGAAAGGAACTATAGTCTGAGATTCGAGCCGTCCAACTCCCTCTGGAATCTTGATTATTGCCCGGGTTCGGTTCATCCCGGATAGACGCCGTGTCATGTCCAGTGGCGCCAAATGAAACTCAGAGTTCTGTCTCGATAAATCGCAGTGGACAAACTGTGTCCAATCCGACTGGCAGACAACTTCCCGAACCAGTCGTCCGTAGAGTTGAAGAAACGGATGCGCCTTGCAACCTGCCATGCGTAGGAGCGAGGGCAGTACGATCATGAAGAAAGCCATCTCGTTGGAAGGCGGACCGCCAGGGAGACAAAAGATGGTTTTTCCGTCAATCTGCCCCATTCCAACGGCTTTTCCCGGACCCATGCGGACCCTGTGAAAAATAAGTTTCCACCCGAGGCTGTCCAGGACTTTCACAACCAGATCGCGATCCCCAGTCCAGGCTCCGCCAGAGGTGATCAAAACGTCCAGGCCGTCAATCATCGATTCAATCGAAGCTGCCAGTTTATCGAATGAATCTCCACAGACTTCGATTGAGCAAGGGATGCCTTTCGAACGTAACCACGCTTCCTGCAACGCCACGTTACTGGCATAAAGTTTTCCCTCTTTGATTGGTCTCCCAGGAAGTAAAACCTCATCTCCTGTAGCAAGGAGACCAACGCGAGGCCTACGAACAACCGGCGCCTGCGAAACTCCGCCGGCCACCAGCAGACCAATCCTGCCAGGTGTAAGCTCTACGCCGGTTCGGACCAGAACCTCTCCGGCGCTCACGTCGGCGCCTCTGCAAAGGATGTTCCTCCCGGGATAAGCGTCGGCAAAAGCAAGAACAGCGCCTGGACGCTCTTCCGTGAACTCTTCGGCAAGAACTGCGTCTGCGCCTTTGGGAATGACTGAGCCGCTAAGTATGCGGACCGCCGTTCCGGGCGCTATGCCAATCGACATTTCCGGGTCCGCCCCGGCCCCAATTACGCCGATGAGCTTCAGCTCAACCGGTCGGGAAGATGTCGCGGCGGAAATATCGCTGGAGACAACAGCATAACCGTCTTTCATCGACGAATCGACCGACGGGGAGTCAACTATGGCCGTTATGTCACGTGACGCTATTCTTCCCAGTGAATCCACCGTTGAACACCACTCTTCCGGGAGCGGGAGGACGCTATCCAGGGCAAGACTCAACGCCTCTTCAAAGCCTATGAATTTTTGTTCAAACCTGGACTGGTCCATTCTATTTCTCTACATTCGTGATTAAGGCGTCTGTTCATGAACACGCCAGTCAAAAACAAAGAATAAAGACTCGCAGCCTAAACAGGAACTCTGGTGAACGCCTGCTGGAGTTAGGATACAGAGTTCGTTGCAGTGTTCCAATAAGCCATGATATTCTTTTTCTAAGTTTCGCCGGTGGTTCCTGAGAAGAAGCGTTCCCTATGTAGAAACACTATATCACGGAACCACCCATGAAGCTCTACAGATGCTTAAACCCGAAAAAACTGTTTCATGGGGCTATCAGGATAGGTTTTCCAAACGTGGTGACTATGACGAACTGGGTAGGTGATCCCAAATAGCCAGCCAGTTTGCCGAGACATATTGACTCGGGTTTCTTTATTAATTTAACCGGGATCTGATTTCAGAATAAACGATCTCAAACATTTGCGACAGCTAATTGGAGGTTAGATCGTATGAACCAAAGGGACACGGGCGTGGCGCTAGTCTGGCACACCCTTTCAGCAGAAGAAACAGCCCGCAGCTTCGGCGCGGATCTAGACAGGGGCCTTAGTAATAAAGAAGCTGCTCGCCGCCTTGAGGGATCAGGTTACAATGAGCTTCAGGAAGCTCCGCGTCATCCCTTTTGGCGCCTGTTGTTAGCCCAATTTGAGAATTTCGTAGTCATGATGCTGATTGTAGCGAGTCTTGTCTCCTCATTTTTGGGAGAGTATCTCGAAGCTTCGGTCATAATGGCAATAGTACTACTCAACGCAATCATTGGAGTCATCCAGGAATCTAAGGCCGAGGAGGCCCTCGCTGCGC from Desulfomonilaceae bacterium encodes:
- a CDS encoding DEAD/DEAH box helicase; the protein is MVHHELLPQIDPIFEKSPERVHGLVQDLIKSTEIKSYYRHQAEAIGKASEGANVALSTSTSSGKTLCYQVPALDRLIRDPESHALMLFPLKALERDQLDSFRALSTKIGVSAAVYDGDTPESERKKIRNKPPRALITNPDMLHLGLLAFHESWRNFFRKLAIIVLDEVHTYKGIFGSHVSQVLLRTKRVCALYGAKPQFFSCSATIGNPGEFVSTLINDKVHVVDKSGAPSSERHFVFLNPILSPYTVASSLFVKAVESGLKTIVFTRARKITELITLWALNEAPHLRNRISSYRAGFLPEERREIEGKLFSGALDGVISTSALEMGIDVGGLDLCILVGYPGTIVNTWQRGGRVGRQGRPSAIVMIAGHDALDQYFVHNPSDFFIRKCEKATLDPLNIEVLKKHIPCAAAETPIHSSENWIRTNQAQSAVESLVEKGAIYKSADGVIHSINPRPHRDVDLRNVGGSYAIFLEGGKTPIGISSGSRAFHECHEGAIYLHRTRQYVVTRLDLEKRNVFVRPSSVGYYTKSISEKDTKILGAPLRTREFPGFIAREARLRVSEKVTGYEKRRTSGQELIGVVDLDLPTLTFETVGLWIEIPDEIKEAIKKSEFHFMGGIHAMEHAAISMFPLFALCERDDIGGISCPDHEQVCRAAVFIYDGHAGGVGLAHTVFDVLEELLSTTLNLVKGCECETGCPSCIHSPKCGSGNKPLDKEACIKILDCLLHSELLNFPQKAIPKNSETKTPDHRQVPKDEKAAHRINEPTARTEEPKMNSKLDKADHVVFFDLETQKLADEVGGWKYVSRMKMSIAVTYSTIHGFKTFTEENVDELVSFLTCSDMVVGFNHIKFDYEVLSAYTNENLRGHRNLDMLLEIQKTLGHRLSLDHLAEFTLGKRKSGSGLDAAKWFREGRLDLVEKYCRDDVVITRDLYQFGIEKGYLMYRRRDGVSSRIPVSWKNDSC
- a CDS encoding flavodoxin family protein; the protein is MPKMLVVNASPHGEKGITGIIQKAFVQGAVAAGAEVDEVFLNRKKINPCMGCFTCWIKTPGKCVFKDDQADLIEKCDWCDIFVLATPLYVDGMTAQAKIFLDRLIPCAKPEFIILDDHCRHPQRIDREWKFVLISGCGFYEMDNFEALQHHCERMCLNFHAQYAGHVLRPHAHILEFADMLPEETSKCLNAISKAGEEVCLHGKISNEIMTEASAPIVPRSAYVNAVNVYWDQELSKIKRK
- a CDS encoding molybdopterin molybdotransferase MoeA is translated as MDQSRFEQKFIGFEEALSLALDSVLPLPEEWCSTVDSLGRIASRDITAIVDSPSVDSSMKDGYAVVSSDISAATSSRPVELKLIGVIGAGADPEMSIGIAPGTAVRILSGSVIPKGADAVLAEEFTEERPGAVLAFADAYPGRNILCRGADVSAGEVLVRTGVELTPGRIGLLVAGGVSQAPVVRRPRVGLLATGDEVLLPGRPIKEGKLYASNVALQEAWLRSKGIPCSIEVCGDSFDKLAASIESMIDGLDVLITSGGAWTGDRDLVVKVLDSLGWKLIFHRVRMGPGKAVGMGQIDGKTIFCLPGGPPSNEMAFFMIVLPSLLRMAGCKAHPFLQLYGRLVREVVCQSDWTQFVHCDLSRQNSEFHLAPLDMTRRLSGMNRTRAIIKIPEGVGRLESQTIVPFAALDLYGIEVDICPCPLITGPAPFILAAHGFQTKKRST